The Castanea sativa cultivar Marrone di Chiusa Pesio chromosome 11, ASM4071231v1 genome contains a region encoding:
- the LOC142616070 gene encoding uncharacterized protein LOC142616070, translating into MEIRQAYEIASGQKINSDKSSIFFSSNTPHPLWEEIKQFFNANSNMPLEKYLGLPPIIVRGKKQAFEDIKSKVQSKLESWKGKLISQAGREILIKSVAQAILVYAMNCFLLPLGLCDDINSMMGKFWWGQKNEETKIHWLSWKHMCLSKKDGGLGFRDLKCFNLALLAKQCWRLLHNQDSLLYKIYKAKYFPNNSFLKATVPSHSSYAWRSITHGRELIKQGSHWRVPPKIKTFIWWAYNDSLPTRTKLFERKVLHSFSCVLYNEEAETCDHLFLECSFAQAIWLQSPLLNDYRHYPKMKFIDAINAALKKLSAFVFDTLCIACWMIWKCRNRAVFNNIAPSYNELWTRADLYRLEFVEVQQKNLQESIGKVVRWSLPQSNGMYELNVAFSQSKKSSSIGIGFIIRNYVGEVLAVVCDKSVKELNPLCTATCVVRKALLFCQSTSFSHVQVECNFAELVDLLNSDRICSLEMAWILEDIAIIKDSFNFISFSSIPLQCNRAALA; encoded by the exons ATGGAAATTCGTCAAGCTTATGAGATTGCATCTGGGCAAAAGATAAATAGCGACAAAAGTTCCATTTTCTTCAGCTCTAATACCCCTCATCCATTATGGGAGGAAATTAAGCAGTTCTTCAATGCTAATTCCAACATGCCTTTGGAAAAATACCTGGGTTTACCTCCTATAATTGTTAGAGGAAAGAAGCAAGCTTTTGAGGATATTAAGAGTAAAGTTCAATCTAAACTTGAGAGTTGGAAGGGTAAATTAATATCACAGGCTGGCAGAGAGATTCTTATAAAATCGGTGGCCCAGGCCATTCTAGTTTATGCTATGAACTGTTTCCTTCTTCCTTTGGGGCTGTGTGATGACATTAATTCCATGATGGGgaagttttggtgggggcagAAAAATGAGGAAACAAAAATACATTGGCTGAGTTGGAAGCATATGTGTTTATCAAAGAAGGATGGAGGTTTGGGGTTTCGGGATCTTAAATGTTTCAACTTAGCTTTATTAGCAAAACAGTGCTGGCGGCTTCTCCACAATCAAGATTCTTTGCTCTATAAGATTTATAAGGCCAAGTATTTTCCCAATAATTCCTTTCTTAAAGCTACTGTTCCGAGTCATTCTTCATATGCTTGGAGGAGTATTACTCATGGGCGAGAACTTATCAAACAAGGGAGTCATTGGAGG GTTCCTCCCAAGATTAAAACATTTATCTGGTGGGCATATAATGACAGTTTACCAACTCGTACAAAGCTGTTTGAAAGGAAGGTGTTGCATTCTTTTTCTTGTGTACTCTATAATGAGGAAGCTGAAACTTGTGATCATCTCTTCTTGGAGTGTTCATTTGCTCAAGCCATTTGGCTACAATCCCCTCTATTGAATGATTACAGGCACTACCCGAAAATGAAATTCATTGATGCAATAAATGCTGCCCTTAAGAAATTAtctgcttttgtttttgatacATTGTGCATAGCTTGCTGGATGATTTGGAAATGCAGGAATAGAGCTGTGTTTAATAATATTGCTCCTTCTTATAATGAGCTATGGACTCGGGCAGATTTGTACAGACTCGAGTTTGTGGAAGTGCAGCAGAAAAACTTGCAGGAAAGCATTGGGAAGGTAGTAAGGTGGAGTCTCCCTCAGTCTAATGGTATGTACGAACTCAATGTGGCTTTCTCTCAATCAAAAAAGTCTTCTTCAATTGGGATTGGATTTATTATCCGGAATTATGTTGGAGAAGTTTTGGCTGTTGTTTGTGATAAAAGTGTGAAGGAGTTGAATCCATTGTGTACTGCTACTTGTGTAGTGAGGAAAGCTTTATTGTTCTGTCAAAGTACCAGCTTTTCCCATGTGCAAGTGGAGTGTAATTTTGCAGAATTGGTGGACTTGCTTAACTCTGACCGTATATGTTCTCTAGAGATGGCGTGGATTTTGGAAGACATTGCTATTATTAAGgatagttttaattttatttctttttctagtaTTCCTTTACAATGTAATCGTGCTGCACTAGCTTAA